The Kaustia mangrovi genome has a segment encoding these proteins:
- the proX gene encoding glycine betaine/L-proline ABC transporter substrate-binding protein ProX, producing the protein MWKFLTTSAAGIFAAAAIAGAAVAQDLPGDGKEVKLARASWDTGWFQAEIYKKALEELGYDIGTVTTLDNPAFYQSVAQGDMDLWVNGWFPLHNTYKDDFESGAEIVGYVAEGGALQGYLIDKKTAEEHGITNIADFKKEEIRSLFDDNGDGKAEMVACPPGWGCEKVIAHQLDAYGLRDYVEPIKAAYSASMADAIGRYEEGKPIFFYTWTPNWTVGVLKPGKDVVWIEVPEPSLPEDQKDLEDETTVEGVAGCVEDPCEMGWPANDIRPVANTEFLKENPAVKTLLEEMRIPIEDIFAQNAKMNAGEDKKADLERHAAEWIKAHRDEFDKWIEDAKAAAAN; encoded by the coding sequence ATGTGGAAATTTCTGACGACGAGCGCAGCGGGCATCTTCGCCGCCGCAGCGATCGCCGGCGCCGCCGTGGCACAGGACCTGCCCGGCGACGGCAAGGAGGTCAAGCTTGCACGCGCCTCGTGGGATACCGGCTGGTTCCAGGCGGAGATCTACAAGAAGGCGCTGGAGGAGCTCGGCTACGATATCGGCACCGTGACCACCCTCGACAATCCGGCCTTCTACCAGTCGGTCGCCCAGGGCGACATGGACCTGTGGGTCAATGGCTGGTTCCCGCTGCACAACACCTATAAGGACGACTTCGAGAGCGGTGCGGAGATCGTCGGCTATGTCGCCGAGGGCGGCGCGCTCCAGGGCTATCTCATCGACAAGAAGACCGCCGAGGAGCACGGCATCACCAACATTGCCGACTTCAAGAAGGAGGAGATCCGCTCGCTGTTCGACGACAATGGCGACGGCAAGGCGGAGATGGTCGCCTGCCCGCCGGGCTGGGGCTGCGAGAAGGTGATCGCCCATCAGCTCGACGCCTATGGCCTGCGTGACTATGTCGAGCCCATCAAGGCGGCCTATTCCGCCTCCATGGCCGACGCCATCGGTCGCTACGAGGAAGGCAAGCCGATCTTCTTCTACACCTGGACGCCGAACTGGACCGTCGGTGTGCTGAAGCCCGGCAAGGACGTCGTGTGGATCGAGGTTCCCGAGCCGAGCCTGCCGGAGGACCAGAAGGATCTCGAGGACGAGACCACCGTCGAGGGTGTCGCGGGCTGTGTCGAGGATCCCTGCGAGATGGGCTGGCCGGCCAATGACATCCGTCCGGTGGCGAACACCGAGTTCCTGAAGGAGAACCCGGCGGTCAAGACGCTGCTGGAGGAGATGCGCATTCCGATCGAGGACATCTTCGCCCAGAATGCGAAGATGAATGCCGGCGAGGACAAGAAGGCCGACCTCGAGCGCCATGCCGCTGAGTGGATCAAGGCGCATCGCGACGAGTTCGACAAGTGGATCGAGGACGCCAAGGCGGCCGCGGCCAACTGA
- a CDS encoding ABC transporter permease produces the protein MASDAGGLAGAVSSADEVLRPSTYGTIPLDDWVETVVKDWLVPNFRPAFRAAQWPVDKVLSNLNDLLQVIPFAAILAIFVLIAWRFAGRGVAIFTLVSLALLETVGLWSETMTTLSMILTAVVFCAAVGIPLGILAAGSDRFEAILRPILDIMQTIPPFVYLVPIVMLFGVGMVPGVIATIIFALPPIIRLTNLGIRQVRDELVEAGYAFGSTRRQVLIDIQIPLALRTIMAGLNQTLMLALSMAVIAALIGAGGLGLTVFTGLGRLDVGMAFLGGLGIVLLAIILDRITQAIGAGPAARNASWTLSGFFKRLLGYARSGSEAGRPSGQAAE, from the coding sequence ATGGCCAGTGATGCAGGAGGCTTGGCCGGTGCGGTCTCGTCCGCCGACGAGGTGCTGAGACCCTCGACCTATGGCACGATCCCGCTCGACGACTGGGTCGAGACGGTAGTGAAGGACTGGCTGGTGCCGAATTTCCGGCCGGCCTTCCGGGCCGCGCAATGGCCGGTGGACAAGGTTCTCAGCAATCTCAACGATCTGTTGCAGGTCATTCCCTTCGCGGCGATCCTCGCCATCTTCGTGCTGATCGCGTGGCGGTTCGCGGGCCGCGGCGTGGCGATCTTCACGCTGGTCTCGCTCGCGCTTCTGGAAACGGTCGGCCTGTGGTCGGAGACCATGACCACGCTGTCCATGATCCTGACGGCGGTCGTCTTCTGCGCGGCCGTGGGGATCCCGCTCGGCATCCTGGCGGCCGGCAGCGACCGGTTCGAGGCGATCCTGCGGCCGATCCTCGACATCATGCAGACCATCCCGCCCTTCGTCTATCTGGTGCCGATCGTCATGCTGTTCGGCGTCGGCATGGTGCCGGGCGTGATCGCGACCATCATCTTCGCCCTGCCGCCGATCATCCGGCTGACCAATCTGGGCATCCGGCAGGTGCGCGACGAGCTGGTGGAGGCGGGCTACGCCTTCGGCTCCACGCGGCGGCAGGTGCTCATCGATATTCAGATCCCGCTGGCGTTGCGCACCATCATGGCCGGCCTCAACCAGACCCTCATGCTGGCTCTGTCCATGGCCGTCATTGCCGCGCTGATCGGCGCGGGCGGTCTGGGCCTGACCGTGTTCACGGGGCTTGGCCGGCTCGATGTCGGCATGGCGTTCCTGGGCGGTCTCGGCATCGTGCTTCTGGCCATCATTCTCGACCGCATCACCCAGGCGATCGGGGCGGGGCCGGCGGCGCGCAACGCGAGCTGGACGCTGTCCGGCTTCTTCAAGCGGCTTCTCGGATACGCCCGGTCCGGCTCGGAAGCGGGCCGGCCGAGCGGACAGGCCGCCGAATAG
- a CDS encoding quaternary amine ABC transporter ATP-binding protein, which produces MTDKLVVKELYKIFGEEPEEALGLAQQGLDKDEVFRRTGSVVAVNNVSFSVKEGEIFVVMGLSGSGKSTLVRCINRLIEPTEGTVSVGDEAITGIGAEELRQIRLRRISMVFQHFALLPHKTVCENVEYGLKTRGMPAGERRKKAIEALETVGLDAWADAYPGNLSGGMQQRVGLARGLAVDPEILLMDEPFSALDPLIRRDVQDELLRIQDNLQTTIVFITHDLQEALKLGDQIAIMKDGRFVQVGTPEEIVTAPADDYVSAFTQDVDRSRVLTMRAVMDAPVPLAADMAAADALKALKAANGREAACVTNGSGAPSGLVTHEALAAGKDGATVGAVMEDGVQTVRAGDYIFEVFDKLGAGRPLAVVDGEGKLVGEVHAASVFPHLGSEPEEEDADGTGVGARGDKEVMTHGQ; this is translated from the coding sequence ATGACGGACAAGCTGGTCGTCAAGGAACTGTACAAGATCTTCGGCGAGGAGCCGGAGGAGGCGTTGGGCCTGGCGCAACAGGGGCTCGACAAGGACGAAGTGTTCCGCCGCACGGGCAGTGTGGTCGCCGTCAACAATGTCTCCTTTTCCGTCAAAGAAGGCGAGATCTTCGTCGTCATGGGCCTGTCGGGCTCCGGCAAATCCACGCTGGTGCGCTGCATCAACAGGCTGATCGAGCCGACCGAGGGCACGGTCAGCGTGGGCGACGAGGCGATCACCGGGATCGGCGCGGAGGAGCTGCGCCAGATTCGCCTGCGGCGGATTTCCATGGTGTTCCAGCATTTCGCCCTCCTGCCGCACAAGACGGTCTGCGAGAATGTCGAATACGGCCTGAAGACGCGCGGCATGCCGGCTGGCGAGCGGCGCAAAAAGGCGATCGAGGCGCTGGAAACGGTCGGGCTGGATGCCTGGGCCGACGCCTATCCCGGCAATCTCAGCGGCGGAATGCAGCAGCGCGTCGGGCTGGCGCGCGGGCTCGCGGTCGATCCGGAAATCCTGCTCATGGACGAGCCCTTCTCCGCGCTCGACCCGCTGATCCGGCGCGACGTCCAGGACGAGCTCCTGCGCATCCAGGACAACCTCCAGACCACCATCGTCTTCATCACCCACGATTTGCAGGAAGCGCTGAAGCTCGGCGACCAGATCGCGATCATGAAGGATGGCCGCTTCGTGCAGGTGGGCACCCCGGAAGAGATCGTGACCGCGCCCGCCGACGACTATGTGAGCGCGTTCACGCAGGATGTCGACCGCAGCCGGGTGCTGACCATGCGCGCGGTGATGGACGCGCCCGTGCCGCTCGCCGCCGACATGGCCGCGGCCGACGCGCTGAAGGCGCTTAAGGCGGCCAACGGGCGCGAGGCGGCCTGCGTGACCAACGGCTCAGGCGCTCCCTCGGGCCTCGTTACCCACGAGGCGCTCGCCGCCGGCAAGGACGGTGCGACCGTCGGTGCGGTCATGGAGGACGGGGTGCAGACCGTCCGGGCCGGAGACTACATCTTCGAGGTTTTCGACAAGCTCGGGGCGGGCCGCCCCCTGGCCGTGGTCGACGGCGAGGGCAAGCTCGTCGGCGAGGTGCATGCCGCCTCCGTCTTCCCCCATCTCGGCTCTGAGCCGGAGGAGGAGGACGCCGACGGAACCGGCGTCGGTGCCCGGGGCGACAAGGAGGTTATGACCCATGGCCAGTGA
- a CDS encoding zinc-dependent alcohol dehydrogenase family protein, producing the protein MRAMVLNRPGERLEERDMPVPDPGPGQILVKISACGVCRTDLHVVDGDLTEPKLPIVPGHEVVGTVAALGEGVEGFPPGMRVGIPWLGHTCGTCPYCRMGRENLCDRPGFTGYTIDGGYADHAVADARYCFPLPEGYSDAEAAPLLCAGLIGHRCLKMAGEGESLGLYGFGAAAHIVAQVAVHEGRRVHAFTREGDKAAQDFALSLGAAWAGASTQAPPEPLDAAIIFAPVGALVPAALRAVRKGGIVVCGGIHMSDIPSFPYAILWEERVVRSVANLTRQDAVEFLALAPRVPVRTTVETFPLHEANEALDRLRRGALTGAAVLLP; encoded by the coding sequence ATGCGCGCGATGGTTCTGAACAGACCGGGAGAGCGGCTTGAGGAGCGCGACATGCCGGTGCCCGATCCGGGCCCCGGCCAGATCCTCGTCAAGATTTCGGCCTGCGGCGTGTGCCGGACCGACCTTCATGTCGTCGATGGCGATCTGACCGAGCCGAAGCTGCCGATTGTTCCGGGCCACGAGGTGGTGGGTACCGTTGCGGCTCTCGGCGAGGGCGTGGAGGGGTTTCCGCCCGGAATGCGCGTCGGCATTCCCTGGCTCGGCCACACCTGCGGCACCTGCCCCTATTGCCGGATGGGCCGGGAGAATCTCTGCGACCGTCCGGGGTTCACCGGCTACACGATCGACGGCGGCTATGCGGACCATGCCGTGGCGGACGCCCGATATTGCTTTCCGCTGCCCGAGGGGTACAGCGACGCGGAGGCCGCGCCGTTGCTGTGCGCCGGGCTGATCGGCCACAGATGTCTGAAGATGGCGGGCGAGGGCGAGAGCCTGGGGCTCTATGGCTTTGGGGCGGCTGCGCATATCGTCGCGCAGGTCGCGGTCCATGAGGGCCGGCGCGTCCACGCCTTCACGCGCGAGGGCGACAAGGCGGCACAGGACTTCGCCCTGTCGCTCGGCGCCGCCTGGGCCGGCGCGTCGACGCAGGCGCCGCCGGAGCCGCTCGACGCCGCCATCATCTTCGCACCCGTCGGCGCGCTCGTGCCGGCGGCGTTGAGGGCGGTGCGCAAGGGCGGGATCGTCGTGTGCGGCGGCATCCACATGTCCGATATCCCTTCTTTTCCCTACGCGATCCTGTGGGAGGAGCGGGTGGTGCGGTCCGTCGCCAACCTGACCCGGCAGGATGCGGTGGAGTTTCTCGCGCTCGCGCCGCGCGTGCCGGTCCGCACGACGGTGGAGACCTTTCCCCTCCATGAGGCGAACGAGGCGCTGGATCGCCTGCGGCGCGGCGCCCTGACGGGGGCGGCGGTGCTCCTGCCCTGA
- a CDS encoding NAD(P)/FAD-dependent oxidoreductase, translated as MPPALHPDALHFADPAASLWEDTAPALSFTPQPLDGDERCDIAIVGGGFTGLSCALRLARGHGADVRLLEAATPGWGASGRNGGFACIGAAKLSWPDMARRYGMEATRAFFDIQREAIESLRATAAELGIEADIAGTGEITLAHRPPFRRALAQEQETLRTLFGHETELLEPEALAERGMAAPFIHGGLWNPTGFGLHPLKLARGLADAAHAHGARLHGQSRVTGWAQAGGRHRLTTAAGGTLTADRVILACNGYTPEATFPPLAGRLMPALSNILVTRPLSLSEREAQGWTTTTMAFDARALLHYVRLLPDGRFLFGGRGGTDMSDGAAPAMEASMRREFEAMFPAWRHVEHTHFWRGLVCLARDLVPHIGPLDERSTVWTAIAYHGNGVAMANWSGRHLADIVAGQTALADLPAVMTAPLRRFPFAGLRQLYMKAAYAAFTVRDEWL; from the coding sequence ATGCCGCCCGCCCTGCATCCAGATGCCCTGCACTTCGCCGACCCGGCCGCAAGCCTGTGGGAGGACACCGCCCCGGCGCTGTCCTTCACCCCGCAACCGCTCGACGGAGACGAGCGCTGCGACATCGCCATCGTCGGCGGCGGCTTCACGGGCCTGTCCTGCGCCCTGCGGCTCGCGCGCGGGCACGGCGCGGATGTGCGCCTTCTCGAGGCCGCCACCCCGGGCTGGGGCGCATCGGGCCGCAATGGCGGCTTTGCCTGCATCGGCGCGGCCAAGCTTTCCTGGCCGGACATGGCGCGCCGCTACGGCATGGAGGCCACGCGCGCCTTCTTCGACATCCAGCGCGAGGCCATAGAGAGCCTGAGGGCGACGGCGGCGGAGCTCGGCATCGAGGCCGACATCGCGGGCACCGGCGAGATCACCCTCGCCCACCGGCCGCCCTTCCGGCGCGCGCTGGCGCAAGAGCAGGAGACGCTGCGCACCCTCTTCGGCCACGAGACGGAGCTCCTGGAGCCGGAGGCGCTCGCCGAGCGCGGCATGGCCGCCCCGTTCATCCATGGCGGCTTGTGGAACCCAACCGGCTTCGGCCTCCATCCGCTCAAGCTCGCCCGCGGCCTTGCCGACGCCGCCCACGCCCATGGCGCACGCCTCCACGGACAGTCGCGCGTCACCGGCTGGGCGCAAGCCGGCGGCCGCCACAGGCTCACCACCGCCGCCGGCGGCACGCTTACGGCCGACCGCGTGATCCTCGCCTGCAACGGCTACACGCCCGAGGCGACCTTCCCGCCGCTTGCCGGGCGGCTCATGCCGGCGCTGTCGAACATCCTGGTGACACGCCCCCTGAGCCTGTCGGAGCGCGAGGCGCAAGGCTGGACGACCACGACCATGGCCTTCGACGCGCGCGCGCTCCTGCACTATGTCCGCCTGTTGCCCGACGGGCGTTTCCTGTTCGGCGGGCGCGGCGGGACGGACATGTCCGATGGCGCCGCACCGGCGATGGAGGCGAGCATGCGCCGGGAGTTCGAAGCCATGTTTCCGGCCTGGCGCCATGTCGAGCACACCCATTTCTGGCGCGGGCTCGTCTGCCTTGCACGCGATCTCGTGCCCCATATCGGCCCGCTCGACGAGCGGAGCACGGTCTGGACGGCGATCGCCTATCACGGCAACGGGGTGGCGATGGCGAACTGGTCCGGCCGGCATCTGGCCGACATCGTCGCGGGGCAGACGGCCCTGGCCGACCTGCCGGCGGTCATGACCGCCCCCTTGCGGCGCTTTCCGTTCGCCGGGCTCCGCCAGCTCTATATGAAGGCCGCCTATGCGGCCTTCACCGTCAGGGACGAATGGCTGTAG
- a CDS encoding universal stress protein, producing MTYRTLVVSLNAVDRAEALLDVATAMARKNDAHLIGLYVIPALQVYPAVAMQITPEIIEAQRQYYQEQAEKVKGLFDEAVRREGVLSEWREVDASGSTIADVVIDHGRCADLVIASQADEESEYLADTELCERLLMETGRPILFVPAYGEFKTFGTSVALAWSGTRESARATFDALPFLQGASNVHLLAVNPPENGDRAAVLAGSEIANTLARHGVKVETHHSAIDEITVGDEVLARISDFGVDLLVMGGYGHSRMREFVFGGVTRQVLQQMTVPVLMSH from the coding sequence ATGACATACCGCACCCTTGTTGTATCGCTCAACGCCGTTGACCGCGCCGAGGCGCTGCTCGACGTGGCGACCGCAATGGCCAGGAAGAACGATGCGCATCTGATCGGGCTCTATGTCATTCCCGCCCTTCAGGTCTATCCCGCCGTCGCCATGCAGATCACGCCGGAGATCATCGAGGCCCAGCGCCAGTACTATCAGGAGCAGGCGGAGAAGGTGAAAGGGCTGTTCGACGAGGCCGTCCGGCGCGAGGGCGTCCTGTCGGAATGGCGCGAGGTGGATGCCAGCGGCTCCACGATTGCCGACGTGGTGATCGACCACGGGCGCTGCGCCGACCTCGTCATCGCCAGCCAGGCAGATGAGGAAAGCGAGTATCTGGCCGACACCGAGCTGTGCGAGCGGCTGCTGATGGAGACCGGCCGTCCGATCCTGTTCGTGCCCGCCTATGGCGAGTTCAAGACCTTCGGCACCTCCGTCGCCCTGGCGTGGAGCGGCACCCGCGAATCCGCGCGCGCCACCTTTGACGCCCTGCCCTTCCTGCAGGGGGCTTCCAACGTGCATCTCCTCGCCGTCAATCCGCCGGAGAACGGCGACCGTGCGGCCGTCCTCGCTGGCTCCGAGATCGCCAACACCCTCGCGCGCCACGGCGTGAAGGTCGAGACGCATCATTCCGCCATCGACGAGATCACGGTCGGCGACGAGGTGCTGGCGCGGATCTCCGATTTCGGCGTCGACCTCCTGGTCATGGGCGGCTACGGCCATTCGCGCATGCGCGAATTCGTCTTCGGCGGCGTGACGCGGCAGGTCCTCCAGCAGATGACCGTGCCCGTCCTCATGTCCCATTGA
- a CDS encoding PLP-dependent aminotransferase family protein — protein MWVPQALDESGPIYRALADALVGDIREGRLEEGERLPTVRALADGIGVTVGTVLRAYALAERRGFVSREAGRGTFVRAAGGRLAEDGDGTEGPVDLSRNEPPHIGLDATLRRALLGLARDGALGGLLEYGEAAGSARHRAGLAGWLGSRGLAADPADMVITGGAQQGLTIAMGALAAPGDAVLVEAYSYPGIRNLARFFGLRVVPVEMDGDGLLPDALDEACRVASPRLLYCMPHAHNPTACTYTQERRRAIAACAERHDLAIVEDDVNLRDGPRNQTPIAAMAPDRTLYISSLSKIVAPGLRVGVVVAPPALYDAVLAANQTTSWMPPPLMAELACRWIADGTAGELAAERLKISRALQAEAADHLAGIAYRADPDNSHLWIPLPVPWQADEFAARAREAGVIVSPSSVFAMVEPSREPAIRVCLSNLAGSRLGPALDTLAGLIAQRPAPARFQM, from the coding sequence ATGTGGGTTCCACAGGCGCTCGATGAGTCCGGGCCGATCTATCGCGCGCTTGCGGATGCGCTGGTCGGCGATATTCGCGAGGGACGGCTGGAGGAGGGCGAGCGCCTGCCGACGGTGCGCGCGCTCGCCGACGGGATCGGCGTGACGGTCGGCACGGTGCTGCGCGCCTATGCGCTGGCGGAGCGGCGCGGCTTCGTCTCGCGCGAGGCGGGCCGCGGCACCTTCGTGCGTGCTGCCGGCGGGAGGCTTGCCGAGGATGGCGACGGCACGGAGGGGCCGGTCGATCTCAGCCGCAACGAGCCGCCCCATATCGGCCTCGACGCGACGCTCCGCCGGGCGCTTCTGGGGCTTGCCCGCGACGGTGCGCTCGGCGGCCTGCTCGAATATGGCGAGGCTGCCGGCAGTGCGCGCCATCGCGCAGGGCTTGCCGGCTGGCTCGGCTCGCGCGGGCTTGCGGCCGATCCCGCAGACATGGTCATCACCGGCGGCGCGCAGCAGGGGCTCACCATCGCCATGGGCGCGCTCGCCGCGCCGGGCGATGCGGTGCTCGTGGAGGCCTATTCCTATCCGGGCATCCGCAATCTGGCCCGCTTCTTCGGGCTGAGGGTCGTGCCGGTGGAGATGGATGGCGACGGCCTCCTGCCGGACGCGCTGGATGAGGCCTGCCGCGTGGCCTCGCCGCGTCTCCTCTATTGCATGCCCCATGCCCACAATCCGACCGCCTGCACCTATACGCAGGAGCGGCGCCGGGCCATCGCCGCCTGCGCCGAACGCCACGACCTGGCGATCGTGGAGGACGATGTGAATCTGCGCGACGGGCCCCGAAACCAGACGCCCATCGCGGCCATGGCGCCGGACCGCACGCTCTACATATCGAGCCTCTCCAAGATCGTGGCCCCGGGCCTGCGGGTCGGCGTCGTCGTGGCCCCTCCCGCGCTCTACGATGCGGTCCTTGCCGCCAACCAGACGACGAGCTGGATGCCGCCGCCGCTCATGGCGGAGCTCGCCTGCCGCTGGATCGCCGACGGCACGGCGGGCGAGCTGGCAGCCGAGCGGCTGAAGATCTCGCGCGCGCTGCAGGCGGAGGCCGCAGATCACCTCGCGGGGATCGCCTACAGGGCCGATCCCGACAATTCCCATCTGTGGATCCCGCTGCCCGTGCCCTGGCAGGCCGACGAGTTCGCGGCCCGCGCAAGAGAGGCCGGCGTGATCGTCTCCCCGTCGAGTGTGTTCGCCATGGTGGAGCCGTCGCGCGAGCCCGCCATCCGCGTGTGCCTGTCCAACCTGGCCGGCAGCAGGCTCGGCCCCGCGCTCGACACGCTGGCCGGCCTCATCGCGCAGCGCCCCGCGCCGGCCCGCTTTCAGATGTGA
- a CDS encoding pyridoxine 5'-phosphate synthase, with amino-acid sequence MVEICALSVNLNKVALLRNQRDLTYPSVPGMAGIAIKAGARGITVHPRPDERHIRRQDVRDLAELLAQERYKGIEFNIEGYPSDDFLALVAEVEPDQVTLVPDAPDQRTSDHGWDIPLHEERLKRVIAKLKRHGSRVSLFIDADPAMASAARAVGADRVELYTGPYHHAFMEGRAGEILPAYRTAAEAALAEGLGVNAGHDLNLDNLGGFLTAVPGVAEVSIGHALTADALVMGMDATVRAYVDILTRSARAAA; translated from the coding sequence ATGGTCGAGATCTGCGCCCTGAGCGTCAATCTGAACAAGGTCGCCCTGCTGCGGAACCAGCGCGACCTGACCTATCCCAGCGTGCCCGGCATGGCCGGTATCGCGATCAAGGCCGGCGCGCGCGGCATCACCGTCCATCCGCGCCCCGACGAACGGCATATCCGGCGCCAGGACGTCCGCGATCTGGCGGAGCTTCTCGCCCAGGAGCGCTACAAGGGCATCGAGTTCAATATCGAGGGCTATCCCTCCGACGACTTCCTCGCCCTCGTCGCGGAGGTCGAGCCCGATCAGGTGACGCTCGTGCCCGACGCGCCGGACCAGCGCACCTCCGACCATGGCTGGGATATTCCGCTGCACGAGGAGCGCCTCAAGCGCGTGATCGCGAAGCTCAAGCGGCACGGAAGCCGCGTCTCGCTGTTCATCGACGCGGATCCGGCGATGGCGAGCGCCGCGCGCGCGGTCGGCGCCGACCGCGTGGAGCTCTATACGGGCCCCTACCACCACGCCTTCATGGAGGGCCGGGCGGGCGAGATCCTGCCCGCATACCGCACGGCCGCCGAGGCGGCGCTCGCGGAAGGCCTCGGCGTCAATGCCGGCCACGACCTCAATCTCGACAATCTCGGCGGCTTCCTCACCGCCGTTCCGGGCGTCGCGGAGGTCTCCATCGGCCATGCGCTGACCGCCGATGCCCTGGTCATGGGCATGGACGCGACGGTGCGTGCCTATGTCGACATCCTCACCCGCAGCGCCCGCGCGGCTGCCTGA
- the argE gene encoding acetylornithine deacetylase — protein sequence MTSSIEILGRLIAEPTVSLRSNLDLIGYVQEFLARYGVASRLVHDETGKRANLHAVIGPQDVPGVMLSGHTDVVPVEGQDWSHDPFAMVERDGRLYGRGTADMKGFLACVMALVPAAVERRLARPIHIAFSYDEELGCIGVRRLIDVMAEMPVKPAFCIVGEPTSLDVAIGHKGKTGGHIACHGLECHSSLAPTGVNAIYMAADMIAAIRTLQEEVSRTGARDEAYDIPYTTLHVGTIEGGTALNIVPSLCRLAFEIRNVSGDDPQALLDRLRDEADRIVAGVRERHPAAAIDIEIDNAYPGLDTDPDAEIVSFVKSLTGRNSHLKVPFGTEGGLFQQRLHVPTVVCGPGDIAQAHKPDEFIAVDQMARCDVFLAALLDRLSE from the coding sequence GTGACATCGAGCATCGAGATTCTGGGCCGGCTGATCGCCGAGCCGACCGTCAGCCTGAGATCCAATCTCGACCTCATCGGCTATGTGCAGGAGTTCCTCGCCCGGTACGGCGTCGCCTCCCGGCTCGTGCACGACGAGACCGGCAAGAGGGCGAACCTCCATGCCGTGATCGGGCCCCAGGACGTGCCGGGCGTCATGCTGTCCGGCCATACCGACGTGGTGCCCGTGGAGGGGCAGGACTGGTCGCACGACCCCTTCGCCATGGTGGAACGCGACGGCCGGCTCTACGGGCGCGGCACGGCGGACATGAAGGGCTTCCTCGCCTGCGTCATGGCGCTGGTGCCGGCGGCTGTGGAGCGCCGGCTCGCGCGGCCGATCCACATTGCCTTCTCCTATGACGAGGAGCTCGGCTGCATCGGCGTGCGCCGGCTCATCGACGTGATGGCGGAGATGCCGGTGAAGCCCGCCTTCTGCATCGTCGGGGAACCGACCTCGCTCGACGTCGCCATCGGCCACAAGGGCAAGACCGGCGGCCACATCGCCTGCCACGGCCTCGAATGCCATTCGAGCCTCGCGCCGACCGGCGTCAACGCCATCTACATGGCCGCCGACATGATCGCCGCGATCCGTACGCTCCAGGAGGAGGTGAGCCGCACCGGCGCGCGCGACGAGGCCTACGACATTCCCTACACCACGCTCCATGTGGGCACCATAGAGGGCGGCACGGCGCTCAACATCGTGCCCAGCCTCTGCCGGCTGGCCTTCGAGATCCGCAATGTCTCGGGCGACGACCCGCAGGCGCTGCTCGACCGGCTGCGCGACGAGGCCGACAGGATCGTCGCCGGCGTGCGCGAGCGTCATCCCGCCGCCGCCATCGACATCGAGATCGATAACGCCTATCCGGGCCTCGACACCGACCCGGATGCGGAGATCGTGAGCTTCGTGAAATCGCTCACCGGCCGCAACAGCCACCTCAAGGTGCCGTTCGGCACGGAGGGCGGCCTGTTCCAGCAGCGTCTCCATGTGCCGACCGTGGTCTGCGGCCCCGGCGACATCGCCCAGGCGCACAAGCCCGACGAGTTCATCGCCGTCGACCAGATGGCCAGGTGCGACGTCTTCCTGGCCGCCCTTCTCGACCGGTTGAGCGAATAG